A DNA window from Rhipicephalus sanguineus isolate Rsan-2018 chromosome 8, BIME_Rsan_1.4, whole genome shotgun sequence contains the following coding sequences:
- the LOC119403325 gene encoding uncharacterized protein LOC119403325, which produces MIGFRSGLSSQDAMKLIKHQVIDSGCADTKAILGLNMEKAFDSISHAFILKSLSQFHVRKRAYNFVHFFLSSKYRGVKIDEFLTRKITLGPKGTPQGAVISSTLFNICMINLSMALNKIPNINHTIYAEDITIWSLSGCEGQVECALQEAIDVTERYLLPTGLRCSPAKSELLLYKRPRGGSHRPWNPAGESHITLFTDNGSPVPRVDTIRVPGMFIESNGANGAAVKRICSKTENALG; this is translated from the coding sequence ATGATTGGCTTTCGGTCGGGGCTCTCGAGTCAGGACGCCATGAAGTTGATCAAACACCAGGTCATTGACTCTGGCTGCGCCGACACCAAGGCAATTCTGGGATTGAACATGGAAAAGGCTTTTGACAGCATATCGCACGCCTTTATTCTGAAGAGCTTGTCTCAGTTTCACGTCCGCAAACGGGCGTACAATTTcgtgcacttcttcctttccTCGAAGTACAGAGGAGTGAAGATTGACGAGTTTTTGACCCGCAAAATTACCCTTGGGCCAAAGGGGACACCTCAGGGGGCAGTGATCTCCTCGACGCTGTTCAATATCTGCATGATCAACCTGTCGATGGCCTTGAACAAGATACCGAACATTAACCACACGATCTATGCGGAGGACATCACCATCTGGTCCCTAAGCGGATGTGAGGGTCAGGTCGAGTGTGCTTTGCAGGAGGCCATCGATGTGACAGAGCGTTATCTCCTCCCCACCGGGCTAAGGTGCTCGCCGGCTAAGTCCGAGCTCTTACTCTATAAGAGGCCCAGAGGCGGTTCTCACCGGCCCTGGAATCCAGCAGGAGAGAGCCACATTACGTTATTCACCGATAACGGCTCCCCAGTTCCGCGGGTGGACACTATCAGGGTCCCAGGAATGTTTATCGAGTCTAACGGAGCcaatggagccgccgtcaaacgcATTTGTTCCAAGACCGAAAACGCCCTAGGATAG